TTGAGATTATAATAGGTGTTTAAGGCACATACCTATCCGGCGCCCGAGGACCTTTTTCGCGGCGCCTCGAGACGGGCGTATGGACTCTATTCCAGCGACGTTCATAGACCTCTTCGAACGAAAAACCGTCGCTCACCTCGCCACCGTGATGCCCGACGGCACGCCGCAGGTGACGCCGGTCTGGATCGACCGTGATGACGACGGCTACGTTCTCGTGAACACGGCCCGAAACCGCCAGAAAGAGCGAAACGTTCGCCAGAACGAGAAGGTCGGTCTTTCAATTCCCGATCCTGAGGATCCGTACCGGTACCTCTCGGTTCGCGGTGAAGTCGAGGACGTGACGGCCGACGGGGCAGTCGAGCATATCGACGAATTGACCCGGCGGTA
This region of Natronosalvus halobius genomic DNA includes:
- a CDS encoding PPOX class F420-dependent oxidoreductase, which codes for MDSIPATFIDLFERKTVAHLATVMPDGTPQVTPVWIDRDDDGYVLVNTARNRQKERNVRQNEKVGLSIPDPEDPYRYLSVRGEVEDVTADGAVEHIDELTRRYFEREEYPHHGEEVGERVILRIRPDRVVTNGD